The proteins below come from a single Triticum aestivum cultivar Chinese Spring chromosome 5D, IWGSC CS RefSeq v2.1, whole genome shotgun sequence genomic window:
- the LOC123124261 gene encoding protein WIR1A-like: MALQAPIINMASLGSRAAGRRRPTVLQQIALFVVIAAVIMNSSVCVGAAGHDAAVVGTDPNHPAFPSPPGKPYTGGRGCRTIYGCRDVPPAGGQP, encoded by the exons ATGGCCCTCCAAGCTCCAATCATCAACATGGCGTCCCTGGGTAGCAGAGCTGCCGGCCGTCGTCGTCCCACGGTGCTCCAGCAGATCGCTCTCTTCGTCGTTATCGCGGCGGTCATCATGAACAGCTCCGTCTGCGTTGGAGCCGCCGGCCACGACGCCGCTGTAGTAG GCACAGACCCTAACCACCCTGCTTTCCCGTCGCCGCCTGGTAAACCCTACACCGGCGGCCGTGGGTGCCGCACAATTTACGGATGTCGTGATGTACCACCGGCGGGTGGCCAGCCCTAG